The proteins below are encoded in one region of Colletotrichum lupini chromosome 5, complete sequence:
- a CDS encoding aldehyde dehydrogenase, with translation MSLATDTKIAEFTHTSTDDIYRLTDTIRATFRSNKTKDLKYRTLQLRKLYWAIKDYSPQLCDALRKDLRKCKHEAVLSEVDWCANDCLYMLKNLSKFAAEEKCEDVPLTYAALKPRIRKEPLGMVLVIGAFNFPVQLTLLPIIGAIAAGCTAVLKPSESAPATAMVLTKIFEVALDPKAYTVINGAVQETQALLDVKWDKIMYTGSTAVGKIISKKAAETLTPVTLELGGLNPAFVTKNANVKLAARRLMWSKCLNAGQVCISQNYILADRAIVEQLIQGLNATYKEFFPSGAKNSPDFSRIVNKKSFQRIKKMIDETNGKIVMGGGLDEDQLYIEPTAVLVDSMLDSVMKDESFGPVFAIMPYDTLDDAINIANQVYRTPLALFAFGNDQESKRILNEVTSGGATINDGFFHASMSTVPFGGVGDSGTGNYRGRASFDAFTHRRSVAQTPSWLEKFIRVRYMPYSPKELKRLQGMTNDKPDFDRNGIQVRGVGYWVKLVLGLGAKGATGALLRWVLALVSMYTLTQRRRS, from the exons ATGTCGCTCGCAACCGACACAAAGATCGCCGAGTTCACTCACACCTCAACCGACGACATCTACCGCCTCACAGACACCATCCGCGCCACCTTCCGCTCTAACAAGACCAAGGATCTCAAGTACCGCACCCTCCAGCTCCGTAAGCTCTACTGGGCCATCAAGGACTACTCCCCACAGCTCTGCGATGCCCTGCGCAAGGACCTGAGGAAGTGCAAGCACGAGGCCGTCCTCTCCGAGGTCGACTGGTGCGCCAATGACTGTCTCTACATGCTGAAGAACCTCAGCAAGTTCGCCGCCGAGGAGAAGTGCGAGGATGTGCCTCTCACCTACGCCGCCCTGAAGCCGCGCATCCGCAAGGAGCCCCTGGGCATGGTTCTCGTCATCGGCGCTTTCAACTTCCCCGTCCAGTTGACCCTTCTTCCCATCATCGGCGCCATCGCCGCCGGCTGCACCGCCGTCTTGAAGCCTTCCGAGAGCGCCCCAGCCACCGCCATGGTCCTGACCAAGATCTTCGAGGTTGCTCTTGACCCCAAGGCCTACACCGTCATCAACGGTGCTGTCCAGGAGACTCAGGCTCTTCTTGACGTCAAGTGGGACAAGATTATGTACACGGGCAGCACTGCCGTCGGCAAGATCATCTCCAAGAAGGCCGCTGAGACCCTCACGCCCGTCACCCTCGAATTGGGTGGTCTGAACCCGGCTTTCGTCACCAAGAACGCCAACGTCAAGCTCGCCGCTCGCCGTCTCATGTGGTCAAAGTGCCTCAACGCCGGCCAGGTCTGCATTTCTCAGAACTATATCCTGGCCGACCGTGCCATCGTCGAGCAACTCATCCAGGGCCTCAACGCTACTTACAAGGAGTTCTTCCCCAGCGGCGCCAAGAACAGCCCTGACTTCTCTCGTATTGTCAACAAGAAGTCTTTCCAGCGCATCAAGAAGATGATTGACGAGACGAACGGAAAGATCGTCATGGGTGGTGGTTTGGACGAGGACCAGCTCTACATTGAGCCCACCGCCGTGCTGGTCGATTCCATGCTCGACTCCGTCATGAAGGATGAGTCTTTCGGCCCAGTTTTCGCCATCATGCCGTATGATACCCTCGACGACGCAATCAACATTGCGAACCAGGTATACAGGACGCCTCTGGCGCTCTTCGCTTTTGGCAATGATCAGGAGAGCAAGCGAA TCCTCAACGAGGTGACTTCTGGCGGTGCCACCATCAACGACGGCTTCTTCCATGCCTCCATGTCGACTGTCCCCTTCGGCGGCGTCGGTGATTCCGGCACGGGCAACTACCGCGGTCGCGCGTCCTTTGACGCCTTCACCCACCGTCGCTCCGTCGCGCAGACTCCTTCGTGGCTGGAGAAATTCATCCGTGTTCGCTACATGCCGTACTCCCCCAAGGAGCTCAAGCGCCTCCAAGGCATGACAAATGACAAGCCCGACTTTGACCGCAATGGTATTCAGGTCCGCGGGGTGGGATACTGGGTCAAGTTGGTCTTGGGGCTCGGCGCGAAAGGTGCTACAGGTGCGTTGTTGAGATGGGTCTTGGCCCTGGTAAGTATGTACACCCTAACCCAGCGAAGGCGTTCTTAG
- a CDS encoding ribosomal protein L17 — translation MAGGLTKYRHLSRNSSARQALLRGLVTSLVAHEHIHTTFAKAKEAQRLAEKLITYAKRDNEETRRKAQAILYTPHDLLPKLFGELRTRYSERPGGYTRVLRTEPRSTYDQAPSAILELVDGPRDVRFMMTAKAVAHDKDSGHRSTDLTKKNVAKVTRYRKDGKTAFDDMVASFRLLTARSDAKAAKKEELLEGAKVKAKKVKAAKKA, via the exons ATGGCGGGAGGTCTCACCAAGTACAGGCATCTGAGCCGCAACTCGTCGGCACGACAGGCCCTGCTTCGCGGCCTCGTCACCTCCCTCGTCGCCCACGAGCACATTCACACCACCTTTGCTAAGGCCAAGGAGGCCCAGCGCCTCGCTGAGAAGCTCATCACCTACGCGAAGCGCGACAACGAGGAGACGAGGCGGAAAGCTCAGGCGATTCTCTAC ACACCCCACGACCTCCTCCCCAAGCTCTTCGGCGAGCTCCGCACACGCTACTCCGAGCGCCCGGGAGGCTACACGCGCGTGCTGCGCACCGAGCCCCGGAGCACCTACGACCAGGCGCCTTCTGCGATCCTCGAGCTCGTCGACGGGCCCCGCGATGTGCGCTTCATGATGACGGCCAAGGCCGTCGCCCACGACAAGGACTCCGGCCACCGCAGCACCGACCTGACCAAGAAGAACGTCGCCAAGGTGACGAGGTACCGCAAGGACGGCAAGACGGCGTTCGACGACATGGTGGCCAGCTTCAGGCTTCTCACGGCCCGGTCGGATGCGAAGGCggcgaagaaggaggagtTGTTGGAAGGGGCCAAGGTCAAGGCTAAGAAGGTGAAGGCCGCTAAGAAGGCGTAG
- a CDS encoding Mov34/MPN/PAD-1 family protein — MFGKVKHTLFLPDVQYRIFCLLFLYLGLSHLLSLLCLLLHLLCHHHGHRLCFLPGIRPDLYLLGPLYLTFSTAGHSRHRDRYREKAKEFDDFLKRPIAKKRSDQRPQTHSSIFGPRITTNPKPALPSPPLLYISSSTAGLPLRKNLDDPRSNLPSMAVAETEKFLHLSRPIAPATIGIPGNIAPLTVNIQPQLTPRGEPQLLVANPTSSFQAILSILDHAVRRDIRDTQSTRVIGALVGVRSEDGTEVEVRSCFAIPHTENEDQVEVDVDYQKNMLALTLKANPRESLLGWYTTTHELNSFSALIQNFFASPETGTFPHPAVHLTISTDPTSDIEARCYISAPVAVNAERAAESCLFIQVPHKLMYGDAERSALEAISMAKDTEDRTAPVVSDIEGLARSIESGANLIERVSDWVNGILDEDEEPNQALGQYLMNALSLAPKVDPEQIEHDFNNHIQDVLMVSYLANTIRTQIDLSQRLAVANLTGGEKDGEGKTTEGGEKGEQQRGGQRGGKRGGRGGGRGGGGQRGEPREPREPREPREPTE, encoded by the exons ATGTTCGGGAAGGTTAAACATACTCTTTTTCTTCCAGACGTGCAGTATCGAATCTTctgcctcctcttcctctaccTCGGCCTCTCGCACCTCCTCTCCCTCTTGTGCCTCCTCTTGCACCTCCTCTGCCACCACCACGGGCACCGCCTCTGCTTCCTCCCCGGAATCCGGCCCGACCTCTACCTCTTGGGCCCATTATATCTTACTTTCT CCACAGCGGGGCACTCCCGCCACAGAGACCGTTATCGT GAGAAAGCGAAAGAGTTCGACGATTTTTTGAAGCGACCTATCGCGAAAAAACGCTCCGACCAGAGACCCCAAACCCACTCTTCAATTTTTGGCCCGCGCATCACCACCAACCCGAAACCCGctctcccctcccctcctcttcTCTATATCTCCTCCTCAACCGCAGGTCTCCCCCTTCGAAAGAACCTCGACGACCCGAGATCCAACCTGCCCAGCATGGCTGTCGCCGAAACTGAGAAGTTCCTCCACCTGTCGCGGCCCATCGCGCCGGCCACGATTGGCATCCCAGGCAACATTGCCCCGCTCACCGTCAACATCCAGCCCCAG CTTACCCCCCGTGGGGAACCCCAACTACTCGTCGCTAACCCCACCTCCTCCTTCCAGGCCATCCTCTCCATTCTCGACCATGCCGTGCGAAGAGACATCCGCGATACGCAATCAACCCGCGTTATCGGCGCCCTCGTTGGTGTCCGCTCCGAAGATGGCACCGAGGTCGAAGTGCGCTCCTGCTTCGCCATCCCCCACACCGAGAACGAGGACCAGGTCGAGGTGGACGTCGACTACCAGAAGAACATGCTCGCCCTCACCCTCAAGGCCAACCCGCGCGAGTCCCTGTTGGGCTGGTACACCACCACCCATGAGCTCAACTCCTTCTCCGCCCTGATCCAGAACTTCTTCGCCTCCCCCGAGACCGGCACCTTCCCCCACCCCGCCGTCCACCTCACCATCAGCACCGACCCGACCTCCGACATTGAGGCCCGATGCTACATCTCCGCCCCCGTCGCCGTCAACGCCGAGCGCGCCGCCGAGAGCTGCCTCTTCATCCAGGTGCCCCACAAGCTCATGTACGGCGATGCCGAGCGCAGCGCCCTCGAGGCCATCTCCATGGCCAAGGACACCGAGGACCGCACCGCCCCCGTCGTCTCCGACATTGAGGGCCTCGCCCGCTCCATCGAGTCCGGCGCCAACCTCATCGAGCGCGTCAGCGACTGGGTCAACGGTATCctcgacgaggacgaggagccCAACCAGGCCCTCGGCCAGTACCTCATGAACGCCCTCTCCCTCGCGCCCAAGGTCGACCCCGAGCAGATTGAGCACGACTTCAACAACCACATCCAGGACGTCCTCATGGTCTCCTACCTGGCCAACACCATTCGCACCCAGATCGACCTGTCGCAACGGCTGGCTGTTGCCAACCTCACCGGCGGCGAGAAGGACGGCGAGGGCAAGACGACCGAGGGCGGCGAGAAGGGCGAGCAACAGCGGGGTGGTCAGCGTGGCGGCAAGCGCGGTGGACGCGGCGGCGGCCGTGGTGGTGGCGGCCAGAGGGGAGAGCCCAGGGAGCCCCGCGAGCCTCGCGAGCCGAGGGAACCTACCgagtaa
- a CDS encoding R3H domain-containing protein, translating to MATAQMPSDIPKPSFAKVAASASKDSQPVTTVRPVAAPAQARPSQASSTGAASIPASATSDAVDTRQSAIMNSTKSAPTVAKREPTLSKKPDATGAVLDGLKDLSIGQPTPSLVVNGTGSSYAERSKSITKDGSDDSQRADSSSELGTKPPSLDGKSITSGTTFALDEKESLRPDDSASVKAAAAEDDDSFSFRGPNLPNSRMGSDIAARARGIIQLGDMPDRRLAQPISGSLSQGMITPQSASSDQPQMPIPNALSANLPDSANLLNTIYGQAPDEKLLEAMASPKDRLFLLRLEAELIKFVQNSKDPYMDFPPSNSFCRMLTHKLADYYRMTHQYEARVGSVRIFRTPYARVPESLASIAAPETNAETPPPPAVLPRKIMRRGEDGEFGSNSASPSKATSETGSDSKDKSAAANQKLSREQREEAYKQARERIFGNSEKTGESTPGMCDYHVSFGPPLIVFQDNEIENGVSRASSVSAREKPGVSKRGKTGKQRRDDSDSFDSRHNYTPYWGPQQQTWVPQPQYVPVSNQYGAPVQQPYPNQIPAAPYNTTPTQTFAPMMPNAGYNAGYPNMTPYPPPANQTQFQAPPNARSYGGSGPTPPQQGWQPQPGFGPAPVPMTPPSTANATAYTPRGMSAPPSQSTVPYMYGQLPANINPNDPKSQHPIPGSYNRHAFNPKTQSFVPGGGMSPMQPPQPPFSAPGSHHGSPQIGSPHLAYAGYQQQGPPAPYGYAMARQGSNNSIPSYHPPPPQHPHHLNPMPQAPVHHIPQHPPQHIPQNPSPHIPNKPAIPQGPAGQTFSHLPHYGNPATLPQKPNMGI from the exons ATGGCTACAGCCCAGATGCCATCTGACATTCCTAAGCCATCTTTCGCAAAG GTCGCTGCATCGGCATCAAAAGATTCCCAACCCGTCACTACCGTCAGACCAGTTGCTGCGCCAGCTCAAGCCCGTCCCAGCCAAGCTTCTTCTACCGGTGCCGCCTCCATACCCGCATCTGCCACTTCAGACGCAGTTGATACTCGCCAATCCGCAATCATGAACTCTACGAAGTCTGCGCCGACTGTCGCTAAGCGCGAGCCCACCCTCTCCAAGAAGCCCGATGCGACCGGTGCCGTGTTGGATGGATTGAAGGATTTGAGCATTGGGCAACCGACACCGAGCCTTGTTGTGAACGGAACAGGCTCTTCGTACGCTGAGCGATCAAAATCTATAACCAAGGATGGGTCGGACGACTCCCAGAGAGCTGACTCCAGCTCGGAGCTCGGTACCAAGCCTCCCAGTCTGGACGGAAAGAGTATTACGTCGGGAACGACCTTTGCGCTGGACGAGAAGGAATCCCTGAGGCCGGATGACAGTGCCAGCGTCAAAGCCGCTGCTGCCGAGGATGACGATTCCTTCTCATTCCGGGGGCCAAACCTACCAAACTCCAGAATGGGTTCCGACATTGCGGCGCGTGCTAGAGGCATCATCCAGCTTGGCGACATGCCCGATCGCCGTCTAGCCCAACCTATCTCCGGCTCCTTGAGCCAAGGCATGATCACACCGCAGAGTGCTTCGTCAGATCAACCACAGATGCCCATCCCTAACGCTCTGTCTGCTAATCTCCCCGACTCTGCCAATCTCTTGAATACCATCTACGGACAGGCACCGGATGAAAAACTCTTGGAGGCTATGGCTTCCCCGAAGGATCGACTGTTTCTATTGCGATTGGAGGCCGAATTGATCAAATTTGTTCAAAATTCCAA AGACCCGTACATGGACTTTCCGCCTTCGAATTCATTTTGTAGGATGCTCACACATAAGCTGGCTGACTACTACCGCATGACGCATCAGTATGAAGCTCGTGTGGGATCTGTCCGAATCTTCAGAACCCCTTACGCCAGAGTACCTGAGTCGCTTGCTAGTATCGCTGCTCCGGAAACCAATGCCGAaacgcctcctcctccagcgGTCCTGCCTCGAAAGATCATGCGACGTGGGGAGGATGGGGAATTCGGTAGCAACAGCGCTTCTCCATCCAAGGCCACGTCTGAGACCGGCAGTGACTCTAAGGATAAGTCTGCTGCGGCAAATCAGAA ATTGTCGAGAGAGCAGCGTGAAGAAGCGTACAAGCAAGCCCGAGAGAGAATATTCGGCAATTCTGAGAAGACTGGGGAATCTACGCCTGGTATGTGTGACTATCACGTTTCCTTCGGACCGCCACTAATCGTGTTCCAAGATAACGAAATCGAAAATGGCGTTTCACGTGCCAGCTCCGTTTCGGCGAGAGAAAAGCCTGGTGTCAGCAAACGGGGCAAGACTGGGAAGCAGAGACGGGATGATTCAGACAGTTTCGACTCGAGACACAACTACACACCATACTGGGGGCCGCAGCAGCAGACTTGGGTGCCTCAACCTCAGTATGTTCCTGTGTCAAACCAGTACGGTGCGCCGGTGCAGCAACCGTATCCCAATCAGATCCCCGCAGCCCCTTACAACACTACACCCACGCAAACATTTGCTCCCATGATGCCTAACGCGGGCTACAATGCGGGCTATCCTAACATGACACCG TATCCGCCTCCGGCAAACCAGACCCAGTTCCAAGCTCCTCCGAATGCGAGGAGCTATGGTGGTTCTGGCCCTACTCCTCCACAGCAAGGTTGGCAACCACAACCAGGGTTCGGACCGGCGCCGGTGCCGATGACTCCACCTTCGACGGCTAATGCCACGGCTTACACGCCTCGGGGTATGTCGGCGCCGCCAAGTCAAAGCACTGTTCCGTACATGTACGGGCAGTTGCCGGCCAACATCAACCCGAACGACCCAAAGAGCCAGCATCCCATCCCCGGCAGCTACAATCGCCACGCCTTCAATCCCAAGACGCAATCATTCGTCCCTGGGGGTGGCATGTCTCCGATGCAGCCACCACAGCCGCCATTCAGTGCTCCTGGATCTCACCACGGTAGCCCCCAGATCGGCTCACCACATCTGGCATACGCCGGTTATCAGCAGCAAGGACCACCAGCACCTTACGGCTATGCCATGGCGAGGCAAGGATCGAACAACTCGATTCCTTCCTACCACCCGCCTCCGCCCCAGCACCCTCATCACTTGAACCCTATGCCTCAAGCACCGGTTCATCATATTCCTCAACACCCCCCGCAACACATACCACAAAACCCCTCCCCTCATATTCCCAATAAACCCGCCATCCCTCAGGGTCCGGCTGGACAGACGTTCAGCCACCTGCCCCACTACGGCAACCCTGCTACTTTGCCGCAAAAGCCAAACATGGGTATTTAG
- a CDS encoding cwf18 pre-mRNA splicing factor produces the protein MSSSQATLSAVTDERKARLAKLKNLKRKQPADEIVAPESERAASPPTEPDVTKLHLSGRNYDPETRGPKLGFEAPPTQDLENPTLEELAADIEEDVKQKATEDAQDDKGIDLFKLQPKKPNWDLKRDLEKKLEILNVRTDNAIAKLVRERITGAQKAATQTKQVDAGSREGDAAGIDGIALVEGVRVREREEEDERREKADEEDDDLAV, from the coding sequence ATGTCGAGCTCCCAAGCCACCCTAAGCGCGGTAACAGACGAGCGCAAAGCGCGCCTCGCGAAGCTCAAGAACCTCAAGAGAAAACAACCAGCGGATGAGATCGTTGCGCCAGAGTCAGAACGCGCAGCCTCGCCCCCAACAGAGCCGGACGTCACAAAATTGCACCTTTCCGGGCGCAACTACGACCCAGAAACGCGTGGTCCCAAGCTTGGCTTCGAGGCGCCCCCGACCCAAGACCTAGAGAATCCTACACTTGAAGAGCTCGCGGCAGACATTGAGGAGGATGTGAAGCAAAAGGCAACCGAAGATGCGCAGGATGACAAGGGTATCGATCTGTTCAAGCTTCAACCCAAAAAGCCGAATTGGGACCTGAAGAGAGACTTGGAGAAGAAGCTGGAGATTCTCAACGTTCGGACGGACAATGCTATTGCGAAGCTAGTAAGGGAACGCATCACAGGAGCTCAGAAAGCGGCTACACAGACCAAGCAAGTCGATGCAGGCAGCAGGGAGGGCGACGCAGCTGGAATTGATGGTATTGCATTAGTGGAAGGAGTGCGCGTACGCGAgagggaagaagaggacgagagACGAGAGAAGGCGGACGAGGAGGATGACGATTTGGCTGTTTAA
- a CDS encoding pentatricopeptide repeat domain-containing protein, which produces MTKKELKDFENWKNDCKRLYGFASFGEGYKVPKVLSWIQDRQIVEDAIEQWPTWSEEQKKTKWRKLMFSALWSCPDRATAILEITTRDIKPPGYAISDAIHFLAKWQSQLSKPEFTEQRRHLCNVVVTVFERLPAAYIPLRQNTIYMLTHEVELPTLIALYDCWREKDVRLHSNTLQNMARRLAVSPLHKNLALQMAIDSIPDQGVDLDSGLWASLCTSILSLKRGQIKVDDGFSAADAFVTLIEHGFAPNMVHYTAVIRSLCLTDQNEVAEEVFRVMQRHNFEPDMIMWSTLLDGGKRALSPSSIESAVIGAVEGNEIDVPFFNDLLMCLLHFCKWTPGVMPAFGPMLHFYSKVFHLAPLQALLPVDLSMYLEGQEGLQMPADWELARQLFPALDRAMSAVHEKMEPTSATLSIMFLAHVRSMSQPINLISLYAYLRQEILKGSPGATKLVQEKGSFMYDVLIKALCKHPGMLRAALDIVGDMLKYTLEERSRAADAAKQSSKGRSGSRRTEVKETEIQQTGAQDRQAQESKVPQSEIKETEVAPAPLHPAPSVFTWSILLHGFSKEKGSGERILAQMRQHGVEPNLVTWNTLIAGYARAQDVNKTVLSLQRLEASGHEADDFTLRAFSRLVNRELALRKMEDALTRRATRDEMKRLEEQRMAELPLGPEAKGRLSVL; this is translated from the coding sequence ATGACCAAGAAGGAGTTGAAAGACTTTGAGAATTGGAAAAACGACTGCAAAAGACTGTACGGATTCGCATCTTTCGGCGAAGGCTACAAAGTCCCAAAAGTCCTCAGCTGGATCCAAGACCGTCAAATCGTTGAAGACGCGATCGAGCAATGGCCGACATGGAGTGAGGAGCAGAAGAAGACAAAGTGGCGAAAGCTCATGTTCTCTGCTTTATGGTCTTGTCCTGATCGGGCTACAGCCATACTCGAAATCACCACCCGCGATATCAAGCCGCCAGGTTACGCCATCAGTGATGCTATTCACTTCCTCGCAAAATGGCAAAGTCAACTATCCAAGCCTGAGTTTACTGAGCAGAGAAGACATCTTTGTAACGTGGTCGTGACGGTCTTTGAACGTCTGCCTGCGGCCTATATTCCCCTGAGGCAAAACACCATCTACATGTTGACGCATGAGGTAGAATTGCCCACCTTGATTGCCCTTTACGATTGTTGGAGGGAAAAGGACGTCCGCCTCCACAGCAACACTCTCCAAAACATGGCCAGACGACTTGCAGTCAGCCCCCTACATAAGAACCTAGCTCTCCAGATGGCCATCGATTCTATCCCAGACCAAGGTGTTGATCTCGACTCAGGCCTATGGGCATCTTTGTGTACCTCAATCTTGAGTCTCAAGCGTGGACAAATCAAGGTTGACGACGGGTTTTCAGCTGCGGACGCATTTGTTACCCTTATAGAGCATGGCTTTGCTCCCAATATGGTGCACTACACGGCAGTGATCAGGTCGCTGTGCCTGACAGATCAGAATGAAGTTGCAGAGGAGGTGTTCCGGGTTATGCAGCGGCACAACTTTGAACCAGACATGATCATGTGGTCTACTCTGTTAGACGGAGGAAAGCGAGCTCTTTCGCCGTCGAGTATCGAATCTGCCGTCATAGGAGCTGTCGAGGGCAATGAGATTGACGTTCCCTTCTTCAACGACCTACTGATGTGCCTGCTTCACTTCTGCAAGTGGACGCCCGGTGTCATGCCGGCCTTTGGGCCAATGTTACACTTCTACTCAAAGGTGTTCCATTTGGCACCATTGCAGGCTCTCCTTCCCGTGGACCTGTCAATGTACCTCGAGGGCCAAGAAGGCCTGCAGATGCCAGCGGATTGGGAGTTGGCGCGACAACTATTTCCTGCACTTGACAGGGCCATGTCCGCCGTCCATGAGAAGATGGAACCGACAAGTGCAACCCTGAGCATCATGTTCCTCGCACACGTGAGGAGCATGTCACAGCCTATCAACCTCATTTCACTATACGCGTACCTCAGACAGGAGATTTTGAAGGGCAGCCCCGGCGCCACCAAGCTGGTGCAGGAGAAGGGGTCATTCATGTACGATGTCCTTATCAAGGCGCTCTGCAAGCACCCAGGCATGCTTCGTGCCGCGTTGGATATCGTCGGCGACATGCTCAAGTACACGCTTGAAGAGCGGAGCAGAGCAGCCGACGCAGCGAAGCAGTCCTCGAAGGGGAGAAGTGGCAGCAGGAGGACTGAGGTTAAGGAGACCGAAATTCAACAGACTGGGGCTCAAGATAGACAAGCACAGGAGAGCAAAGTCCCGCAGAGCGAGATCAAGGAGACCGAGGTTGCTCCCGCGCCGCTGCACCCTGCTCCAAGCGTCTTCACCTGGAGCATCCTCCTGCACGGCTTCAGTAAGGAAAAGGGCTCCGGGGAGCGGATCCTCGCCCAAATGCGCCAGCACGGCGTCGAGCCGAACCTGGTCACCTGGAACACCCTGATCGCGGGCTACGCCAGGGCTCAGGACGTCAATAAGACAGTGCTGTCCCTCCAGCGCCTCGAGGCCTCGGGCCACGAGGCGGACGACTTTACGCTGCGGGCCTTTTCTCGGCTGGTCAACAGGGAACTCGCGCTGAGGAAGATGGAGGACGCTCTGACGCGGAGGGCGACGCGGGACGAGATGAAGAGGCTTGAGGAGCAGAGGATGGCCGAGCTGCCGCTTGGTCCTGAGGCGAAGGGGAGGCTGAGTGTGCTGTAA
- a CDS encoding emp24/gp25L/p24 family/GOLD, translated as MPPLFHHQFFERGSFESYSRAPWDFNVGTRANWLTWRCRLEETKHLQLHPLDSRQTTSTANLNRPCPEKPAVCPTLRQPHSTSVVDNMRPFLPLLSLSAVAQALYFYIDGTSPKCFFEELPKDTLVVGHYTAEEWDDRINQWAKHDGLSIYISVDETFDNDHRVVSQRGQASGRFTFTAADAGDHMLCFTPSSTSGRAGWLSLHSHNGGIRLTLDLAIGESTEIESSDKSKLEDIATRVKDLNARLQDIRREQVFQREREAEFRDQSESTNARVIRWMLIQLTVLAVTCTWQLSHLRSFFIKQKLT; from the exons ATGCCACCCCTGTTCCACCACCAATTTTTCGAACGTGGCAGCTTTGAAAGTTACTCCCGCGCACCCTGGGACTTTAATGTGGGTACCCGAGCGAACTGGCTGACCTGGCGCTGTCGACTCGAAGAAACGAAGCATCTACAATTACACCCCCTCGACAGCCGACAGACGACGAGCACCGCGAATTTGAATCGACCCTGCCCCGAAAAACCTGCGGTTTGCCCTACACTTCGTCAGCCGCATTCAACTTCCGTCGTCGACAACATGAGGCCATTTCTCCCCTTGCTCTCGCTGAGCGCAGTCGCTCAGGCGCTGTACTTCTACATTGACGGCACCTCGCCCAAGTGCTTCTTCGAGGAGCTCCCCAAGGACACGCTCGTCGTTGGCCACTACACTGCCGAGGAGTGGGATGACCGGATCAACCAGTGGGCCAAGCACGATGGTCTCAGCATCTACATTTCCGTTGAT GAAACCTTCGACAACGACCACCGTGTGGTTTCTCAGCGCGGCCAGGCATCAGGCCGTTTCACCTTCACGGCTGCCGACGCCGGCGACCACATGCTCTGCTTCACCCCTTCTTCCACCTCTGGCCGCGCCGGCTGGCTCTCGCTCCACTCCCACAACGGTGGTATCCGTCTGACACTTGACCTCGCTATTGGCGAGAGCACCGAGATCGAGAGCTCCGACAAGAGCAAGCTCGAGGATATCGCGACCCGCGTCAAGGACCTCAACGCTCGTCTGCAGGATATTCGCAGGGAGCAAGTCTTCCAGCGT GAACGCGAAGCCGAGTTCAGAGACCAGTCCGAATCCACCAACGCCCGTGTCATCAGATGGATGCTTATCCAGCTCACCGTTCTCGCTGTTACCTGCACCTGGCAATTGTCTCACCTGCGGTCATTCTTCATCAAGCAGAAGCTCACATAA